Proteins from a genomic interval of Rosa chinensis cultivar Old Blush chromosome 2, RchiOBHm-V2, whole genome shotgun sequence:
- the LOC112186185 gene encoding CCR4-NOT transcription complex subunit 10 isoform X2 — protein sequence MAAASSSAPPPNRDGSSSSPEDDAVLSATRAFAQDALLQFQSGKFDQCLTALHECLKRKAGDPKIFHNIGLAEFYRDGCSDPKRLLEVLNDVKQSEELARASAEQAESASNSGDKSSSGSKASSTMAHPFSALYMDEFDTYVATLNIAIIWFHLHEYAKALSVVEPLFQNRGPIDEKTALNICLLLLDVGLACHDAKKSADVLIYLERAFGVSCMNQGDNGSTVSQQPPNTVAKSSFPPSSSVTDAPNLDSDGNTNALDSEETGEFDNAVFDMDVAQPTGLLSSNDLSRNPVDISVSSVYLKLKTQLYKVRFLLLTRNLKQAKREVKHAVNIARGRDLSMALLLKSQLEYARGNYRKAIKLLMASSNRTDTRISSMINNNLGCIYYQLGKYHTSSVFFSNALLNCSSLRKDRPLNLSTFSLDNSLLIVYNCGMQYLACGKPLLAARCFQKAGLIFYNRPLLWLRLAECCLMALEKGLVKKSPAASEVRVYVIGKGKWRQLVMQDGAVKNGNSEKGDLFLGSDQQPKLSMSLARQCLSNALYLLNHSESSYCKNSLPSNFFLDDNELGEVASSKNSNHKNLHNIDSEASVLSVGLGQVSANGDAKEQKGGTTQELVQNSLSSYEEIRKKENLLLKQALLANQAYVELELENPLKALSISKSLLEIPECSRIYIFLGHVYAAEALCLLNRPKDASEHLLTYLSGANNVELPFTEEDFEQLKGVRTVDYEEVNGGSATAKPSASEDGLSFVFIKPEEALGAMYVNFAALFAMQGELDRAHQFVAQALSIVPNNLQASLTAVYVDLKLGKSQEALAKLKRCSRITFLPSGLTLNKAS from the exons ATGGCCGCCGCCTCCTCATCAGCGCCTCCACCGAACCGCGACGGCTCCTCCTCATCGCCTGAGGACGACGCCGTTTTGTCCGCCACCAGGGCTTTTGCGCAGGACGCCTTGCTGCAATTCCAGTCAGGGAAGTTCGATCAGTGCCTCACCGCCTTGCACGAGTGCCTCAAGAGGAAGGCCGGCGATCCCAAA ATATTTCATAATATTGGACTTGCGGAATTCTATAGAGATGGTTGTTCAGATCCTAAGAGGTTGCTTGAAGTTCTCAATGACGTCAAG CAAAGTGAAGAGCTTGCTCGAGCATCCGCAGAACAAGCGGAGTCTGCAAGCAATAGTGGAGATAAATCATCTTCGGGTTCCAAAGCAAGTAGTACAATGGCACATCCATTTTCTGCTCTCTACATGGATGAATTTGACACTTATGTAGCGACCTTAAACATT GCGATTATCTGGTTCCATCTTCATGAATATGCAAAGGCGTTGTCTGTTGTTGAACCACTGTTTCAAAATAGAGGACCTATAGATGAG AAAACTGCTCTTAATATTTGCCTTCTGTTGCTGGATGTGGGGCTAGCTTGCCATGATGCAAAGAAATCTGCT gATGTTTTAATATATCTGGAGagagcttttggtgttagttgTATGAATCAGGGAGACAATGGAAGCACTGTGTCGCAACAACCTCCAAACACAGTTGCCAAGTCTTCATTTCCTCCTAGTTCATCAGTCACAGATGCTCCTAATTTGGACTCAGATGGTAATACAAATGCCTTGGATTCTGAGGAGACAGGCGAGTTTGATAATGCGGTTTTCGACATGGATGTAGCACAGCCAACCGGTCTCTTATCTTCCAATGATCTTTCGAGGAACCCAGTTGACATATCTGTCTCTTCTGTTTATCTCAAGCTCAAGACGCAACTTTACAAGGTTCGATTTCTACTTCTCACTCGGAACTTAAAGCAAGCTAAGCGAGAAGTGAAGCATGCTGTGAACATCGCACGTGGCAGAGACTTATCTATGGCTCTTCTCTTGAAGTCCCAGCTTGAATATGCTCGTGGTAATTATCGTAAAGCAATCAAGCTGTTGATGGCATCTAGCAACCGAACAGATACAAGGATCTCGAGCATGATCAACAATAATCTAGGATGCATCTATTATCAGCTTGGGAAATATCACACATCATCCGTATTCTTCTCCAATGCATTGCTTAATTGTTCATCTCTTCGGAAGGACAGGCCTCTGAATCTGTCAACTTTTTCCCTGGATAATTCCCTCCTGATAGTATACAACTGTGGTATGCAGTACTTGGCTTGTGGAAAACCATTACTTGCTGCTCGCTGTTTCCAAAAGGCTGGTTTAATTTTCTACAATCGACCTCTGTTGTGGCTTCGGCTTGCTGAATGCTGTCTGATGGCTTTAGAGAAGGGACTAGTCAAAAAGAGTCCAGCTGCATCAGAAGTCAGAGTTTATGTTATTGGCAAGGGTAAGTGGAGGCAACTTGTCATGCAGGATGGGGCTGTCAAGAATGGGAACTCTGAAAAAGGTGATTTATTTTTGGGTAGTGATCAGCAGCCCAAGCTCTCAATGTCCCTTGCCCGGCAGTGTCTCTCTAATGCCTTGTACTTACTAAACCATTCCGAATCAAGCTATTGTAAGAATTCTTTGCCATCTAATTTTTTCTTGGACGATAATGAGTTAGGTGAAGTGGCATCGTCCAAGAATTCCAACCACAAGAACTTGCACAACATTGATTCCGAGGCTTCTGTGCTGTCTGTAGGCTTGGGTCAGGTTAGTGCAAATGGGGATGCAAAAGAGCAGAAGGGAGGAACTACTCAGGAGCTTGTGCAAAACTCCCTTTCCTCCTATGAAGAGATTCGTAAAAAGGAAAATCTGTTGCTCAAGCAAGCTCTTCTTGCTAATCAGGCATATGTGGAGTTGGAATTGGAAAATCCTTTGAAAGCCTTGTCAATTTCGAAGTCTCTCTTGGAAATTCCTGAATGTTCTAGAATTTACATATTTCTAGGTCATGTGTATGCGGCAGAGGCTCTTTGCTTGCTAAACAGGCCAAAGGATGCTTCTGAGCATTTGTTGACATATTTGTCTGGAGCTAATAATGTTGAATTGCCATTCACGGAAGAGGACTTTGAGCAATTGAAAGGGGTCAGGACTGTTGATTATGAAGAGGTGAATGGAGGGTCAGCGACTGCAAAACCTTCGGCCTCAGAGGATGGGTTAAGCTTTGTGTTCATCAAGCCAGAAGAGGCACTTGGAGCGATGTACGTAAATTTTGCTGCCTTGTTCGCCATGCAGGGTGAACTTGATCGGGCTCACCAGTTTGTTGCACAGGCATTGTCCATAGTACCCAACAATCTACAAGCATCTTTGACTGCAGTTTATGTGGACCTCAAGCTTGGTAAGTCTCAAGAAGCCCTTGCCAAGTTGAAACGGTGTAGTCGAATTACATTCCTTCCAAGCGGATTAACATTGAATAAAGCTTCTTGA
- the LOC112186185 gene encoding CCR4-NOT transcription complex subunit 10 isoform X1 translates to MAAASSSAPPPNRDGSSSSPEDDAVLSATRAFAQDALLQFQSGKFDQCLTALHECLKRKAGDPKIFHNIGLAEFYRDGCSDPKRLLEVLNDVKKQSEELARASAEQAESASNSGDKSSSGSKASSTMAHPFSALYMDEFDTYVATLNIAIIWFHLHEYAKALSVVEPLFQNRGPIDEKTALNICLLLLDVGLACHDAKKSADVLIYLERAFGVSCMNQGDNGSTVSQQPPNTVAKSSFPPSSSVTDAPNLDSDGNTNALDSEETGEFDNAVFDMDVAQPTGLLSSNDLSRNPVDISVSSVYLKLKTQLYKVRFLLLTRNLKQAKREVKHAVNIARGRDLSMALLLKSQLEYARGNYRKAIKLLMASSNRTDTRISSMINNNLGCIYYQLGKYHTSSVFFSNALLNCSSLRKDRPLNLSTFSLDNSLLIVYNCGMQYLACGKPLLAARCFQKAGLIFYNRPLLWLRLAECCLMALEKGLVKKSPAASEVRVYVIGKGKWRQLVMQDGAVKNGNSEKGDLFLGSDQQPKLSMSLARQCLSNALYLLNHSESSYCKNSLPSNFFLDDNELGEVASSKNSNHKNLHNIDSEASVLSVGLGQVSANGDAKEQKGGTTQELVQNSLSSYEEIRKKENLLLKQALLANQAYVELELENPLKALSISKSLLEIPECSRIYIFLGHVYAAEALCLLNRPKDASEHLLTYLSGANNVELPFTEEDFEQLKGVRTVDYEEVNGGSATAKPSASEDGLSFVFIKPEEALGAMYVNFAALFAMQGELDRAHQFVAQALSIVPNNLQASLTAVYVDLKLGKSQEALAKLKRCSRITFLPSGLTLNKAS, encoded by the exons ATGGCCGCCGCCTCCTCATCAGCGCCTCCACCGAACCGCGACGGCTCCTCCTCATCGCCTGAGGACGACGCCGTTTTGTCCGCCACCAGGGCTTTTGCGCAGGACGCCTTGCTGCAATTCCAGTCAGGGAAGTTCGATCAGTGCCTCACCGCCTTGCACGAGTGCCTCAAGAGGAAGGCCGGCGATCCCAAA ATATTTCATAATATTGGACTTGCGGAATTCTATAGAGATGGTTGTTCAGATCCTAAGAGGTTGCTTGAAGTTCTCAATGACGTCAAG AAGCAAAGTGAAGAGCTTGCTCGAGCATCCGCAGAACAAGCGGAGTCTGCAAGCAATAGTGGAGATAAATCATCTTCGGGTTCCAAAGCAAGTAGTACAATGGCACATCCATTTTCTGCTCTCTACATGGATGAATTTGACACTTATGTAGCGACCTTAAACATT GCGATTATCTGGTTCCATCTTCATGAATATGCAAAGGCGTTGTCTGTTGTTGAACCACTGTTTCAAAATAGAGGACCTATAGATGAG AAAACTGCTCTTAATATTTGCCTTCTGTTGCTGGATGTGGGGCTAGCTTGCCATGATGCAAAGAAATCTGCT gATGTTTTAATATATCTGGAGagagcttttggtgttagttgTATGAATCAGGGAGACAATGGAAGCACTGTGTCGCAACAACCTCCAAACACAGTTGCCAAGTCTTCATTTCCTCCTAGTTCATCAGTCACAGATGCTCCTAATTTGGACTCAGATGGTAATACAAATGCCTTGGATTCTGAGGAGACAGGCGAGTTTGATAATGCGGTTTTCGACATGGATGTAGCACAGCCAACCGGTCTCTTATCTTCCAATGATCTTTCGAGGAACCCAGTTGACATATCTGTCTCTTCTGTTTATCTCAAGCTCAAGACGCAACTTTACAAGGTTCGATTTCTACTTCTCACTCGGAACTTAAAGCAAGCTAAGCGAGAAGTGAAGCATGCTGTGAACATCGCACGTGGCAGAGACTTATCTATGGCTCTTCTCTTGAAGTCCCAGCTTGAATATGCTCGTGGTAATTATCGTAAAGCAATCAAGCTGTTGATGGCATCTAGCAACCGAACAGATACAAGGATCTCGAGCATGATCAACAATAATCTAGGATGCATCTATTATCAGCTTGGGAAATATCACACATCATCCGTATTCTTCTCCAATGCATTGCTTAATTGTTCATCTCTTCGGAAGGACAGGCCTCTGAATCTGTCAACTTTTTCCCTGGATAATTCCCTCCTGATAGTATACAACTGTGGTATGCAGTACTTGGCTTGTGGAAAACCATTACTTGCTGCTCGCTGTTTCCAAAAGGCTGGTTTAATTTTCTACAATCGACCTCTGTTGTGGCTTCGGCTTGCTGAATGCTGTCTGATGGCTTTAGAGAAGGGACTAGTCAAAAAGAGTCCAGCTGCATCAGAAGTCAGAGTTTATGTTATTGGCAAGGGTAAGTGGAGGCAACTTGTCATGCAGGATGGGGCTGTCAAGAATGGGAACTCTGAAAAAGGTGATTTATTTTTGGGTAGTGATCAGCAGCCCAAGCTCTCAATGTCCCTTGCCCGGCAGTGTCTCTCTAATGCCTTGTACTTACTAAACCATTCCGAATCAAGCTATTGTAAGAATTCTTTGCCATCTAATTTTTTCTTGGACGATAATGAGTTAGGTGAAGTGGCATCGTCCAAGAATTCCAACCACAAGAACTTGCACAACATTGATTCCGAGGCTTCTGTGCTGTCTGTAGGCTTGGGTCAGGTTAGTGCAAATGGGGATGCAAAAGAGCAGAAGGGAGGAACTACTCAGGAGCTTGTGCAAAACTCCCTTTCCTCCTATGAAGAGATTCGTAAAAAGGAAAATCTGTTGCTCAAGCAAGCTCTTCTTGCTAATCAGGCATATGTGGAGTTGGAATTGGAAAATCCTTTGAAAGCCTTGTCAATTTCGAAGTCTCTCTTGGAAATTCCTGAATGTTCTAGAATTTACATATTTCTAGGTCATGTGTATGCGGCAGAGGCTCTTTGCTTGCTAAACAGGCCAAAGGATGCTTCTGAGCATTTGTTGACATATTTGTCTGGAGCTAATAATGTTGAATTGCCATTCACGGAAGAGGACTTTGAGCAATTGAAAGGGGTCAGGACTGTTGATTATGAAGAGGTGAATGGAGGGTCAGCGACTGCAAAACCTTCGGCCTCAGAGGATGGGTTAAGCTTTGTGTTCATCAAGCCAGAAGAGGCACTTGGAGCGATGTACGTAAATTTTGCTGCCTTGTTCGCCATGCAGGGTGAACTTGATCGGGCTCACCAGTTTGTTGCACAGGCATTGTCCATAGTACCCAACAATCTACAAGCATCTTTGACTGCAGTTTATGTGGACCTCAAGCTTGGTAAGTCTCAAGAAGCCCTTGCCAAGTTGAAACGGTGTAGTCGAATTACATTCCTTCCAAGCGGATTAACATTGAATAAAGCTTCTTGA